The following proteins are co-located in the Microbacterium sp. Clip185 genome:
- a CDS encoding alpha/beta fold hydrolase: MSDITVVLVHGAFAESSSWNGVLTLLQDAGIDAIATPNALRSVTTDAENVRRLVDSLPGDVLLVGHSYGGAVITEAGAGNGKVKGLVYVAAFAPDHGENALDLTGQFPGSTLGERVRPYPLGDGTNDLVVDRALFPDQFAADVPLEVAKLSALTQRPIRDYALGEGLPAETPAWKTLPSWFVYGTGDKNIPEAGLAFMAERAGSRGTRVIDGASHSVMVSNPGAVAELIKTALAELA; the protein is encoded by the coding sequence ATGTCCGATATCACCGTCGTCCTCGTCCACGGCGCCTTCGCCGAGTCATCGAGCTGGAACGGCGTCCTCACCCTGCTGCAGGATGCGGGCATCGACGCGATCGCGACGCCGAACGCGCTGCGCAGCGTCACCACGGATGCCGAGAACGTGCGTCGGCTCGTGGACTCGCTGCCCGGCGACGTACTGCTCGTCGGCCACTCCTACGGCGGTGCGGTCATCACCGAGGCCGGCGCGGGAAACGGCAAGGTCAAGGGACTCGTGTACGTCGCGGCCTTCGCACCCGACCACGGCGAGAACGCTCTCGACCTCACCGGTCAGTTCCCGGGCAGCACCCTGGGTGAGCGCGTGCGCCCGTATCCGCTCGGCGACGGCACCAATGACCTCGTCGTCGACCGTGCACTGTTCCCCGACCAGTTCGCCGCCGATGTGCCGCTCGAGGTCGCCAAGCTGTCCGCCCTCACGCAGCGTCCTATTCGCGACTACGCGCTCGGCGAAGGCCTGCCCGCCGAGACCCCGGCCTGGAAGACGCTGCCGTCGTGGTTCGTGTACGGCACGGGCGACAAGAACATCCCCGAGGCAGGGCTCGCGTTCATGGCGGAGCGTGCGGGCTCACGCGGCACCCGTGTGATCGATGGTGCTTCACACTCGGTGATGGTCTCCAACCCCGGCGCCGTCGCAGAGCTGATCAAGACCGCTCTCGCCGAACTCGCCTGA
- a CDS encoding pentapeptide repeat-containing protein — protein sequence MAFPPAPPQLNTLHLDDLAEGSPGQLRAGAAVTGVRVTVERHSPTDLTDARLDGVRFGRFAVPELHMRGAGLLEVAFEALDVPVMDAAGTDWSDAHLSGRIGALTAYDSSLRSIHFMGCRLGFVNLRGSELLDVQFTDCAIDELDLADARCRRVRFTDTRIASLELPRAVLADVDLRGAALSSVAGVGQLSGATITHDQALQLAPLLAAHVGLSISDD from the coding sequence ATGGCCTTTCCGCCGGCGCCCCCGCAGCTGAACACCCTGCACCTCGACGACCTCGCGGAGGGCAGCCCTGGACAGCTGCGCGCCGGGGCGGCGGTGACGGGCGTGAGAGTCACCGTCGAGAGGCATTCCCCCACCGATCTCACCGACGCCAGGCTCGACGGGGTCCGCTTCGGCCGCTTCGCCGTCCCCGAGTTGCACATGCGCGGCGCGGGCCTGCTCGAGGTCGCCTTCGAAGCGCTGGACGTTCCCGTGATGGATGCCGCGGGCACAGACTGGTCCGACGCGCATCTGAGCGGCCGTATCGGCGCCCTCACCGCATACGACAGCTCGCTGCGCAGCATCCACTTCATGGGATGCCGCCTCGGCTTCGTGAACCTGCGCGGCTCTGAGCTGCTCGACGTCCAGTTCACCGACTGCGCCATCGACGAACTCGATCTGGCCGACGCACGCTGCCGGCGGGTGCGGTTCACCGACACGCGAATCGCCTCGCTCGAGCTGCCTCGGGCGGTCTTGGCGGATGTCGATCTCAGAGGCGCAGCGCTCTCATCCGTCGCGGGCGTCGGCCAACTGTCCGGCGCCACGATCACGCACGATCAGGCCCTGCAGCTGGCACCGCTTCTCGCGGCGCACGTGGGCCTATCGATCAGCGACGACTGA
- a CDS encoding SufE family protein, translating to MTDSALPEKLAEIREDFLALAEPERLQLLLEFSQELPPIPAEYEGHPELCERVAECQSPVYIVVDVDDDSIVAMHATAPAEAPTTRGFASILAQGLTGLTAADALAVPDDYPQSLGLTRAVSPLRIAGMTGMLLRAKRQIVRKSGA from the coding sequence ATGACCGACAGCGCCCTCCCCGAGAAGCTCGCCGAGATCCGTGAGGACTTCCTCGCGCTCGCCGAACCCGAACGCCTGCAGCTTCTTCTGGAGTTCTCGCAGGAGCTGCCGCCCATCCCGGCGGAGTACGAGGGGCATCCCGAACTGTGCGAACGGGTCGCCGAGTGCCAGTCGCCCGTGTACATCGTCGTGGATGTCGACGACGACAGCATCGTCGCGATGCACGCCACGGCTCCGGCGGAGGCCCCGACGACGCGCGGATTCGCGAGCATCCTCGCCCAGGGGCTGACCGGTCTCACCGCGGCAGACGCCCTCGCCGTACCCGACGACTACCCGCAGAGCCTCGGGCTGACGCGAGCGGTCTCTCCCCTGCGCATCGCGGGGATGACCGGGATGCTCCTTCGCGCGAAGCGACAGATCGTGCGCAAGAGCGGCGCCTGA
- a CDS encoding DUF3000 domain-containing protein, which produces MPSDPAAPASALDDAVARILEVSFREDLVVREIPAPSGIAPAAFALAGDVRPEPGEHESAFGTGRFLLLHDVTEPEPWDSPWRIVCFAQAPLDTEIGTDPLVADVAWSWLVDALQTRGAGYHAASGTATKTLSKGFGSLAAEGDGAQIELRASWSPEGEIERHVEAWAELVCMLAGLPPGSEGIAQIRGRGSSRA; this is translated from the coding sequence GTGCCCTCCGACCCAGCCGCACCCGCGTCTGCACTCGACGACGCCGTCGCGCGGATCCTCGAGGTGTCGTTCCGCGAGGACCTCGTCGTGCGCGAGATTCCCGCCCCCTCCGGCATCGCCCCCGCCGCGTTCGCGCTGGCTGGCGATGTACGTCCCGAGCCCGGCGAGCACGAGTCCGCATTCGGCACCGGCCGCTTCCTCCTCCTGCACGATGTGACAGAGCCAGAGCCTTGGGACTCTCCCTGGCGCATCGTGTGCTTCGCGCAAGCACCGCTTGACACGGAGATCGGCACGGATCCGCTCGTCGCAGACGTCGCCTGGTCCTGGCTCGTCGATGCCCTGCAGACGCGCGGCGCTGGCTATCACGCCGCATCCGGCACCGCCACCAAGACCCTGTCCAAGGGCTTCGGGTCGCTTGCCGCCGAGGGCGACGGTGCGCAGATCGAGCTGCGGGCGTCCTGGTCTCCCGAGGGCGAGATCGAACGTCACGTCGAAGCATGGGCAGAATTGGTATGCATGCTCGCCGGGCTCCCACCCGGCTCGGAAGGGATCGCGCAGATCCGGGGAAGGGGTTCATCCCGTGCCTGA
- a CDS encoding ribonuclease D, which translates to MPEYSVIADEEEFTSAIARLAEGEGPFAVDVERASGFRYSQRAYLVQIYRRGSGVFLIDPPALSDFAPLQSVLGTADWVLHAASQDLPSLRELGLEPPRIFDTELASRLLGHARVGLGAVVEDTLGITLAKAHSAADWSTRPLPQSWLEYAALDVLHLIDVRDVLVSELAEQGKSELAEEEFQAVLDRPVKPPRTDPWRRLSGLHTLRGRRNLAIARALWQAREELAIAQDVSPGRLVPDRALVAAVAAAPDSKRALAAVKEFTGRASRSELDRWWAAIEEGRATTDLPLERVGSDALPPPRAWIDRNPEADARLKAARPLVEARAEELTMPTENLLTPELLRRVAWEPPASIDADTVGAALLALGARQWQVRETAQVIADAFVASVQSVENAAESAS; encoded by the coding sequence GTGCCTGAGTACTCCGTCATCGCCGACGAAGAAGAGTTCACGTCGGCGATCGCGAGACTCGCCGAGGGTGAAGGTCCGTTCGCTGTCGACGTGGAACGCGCATCCGGTTTCCGCTATTCGCAGCGCGCATACCTCGTGCAGATCTATCGACGCGGATCGGGCGTGTTCCTCATCGACCCGCCCGCCCTGTCCGACTTCGCGCCCCTGCAGTCCGTGCTGGGTACCGCGGACTGGGTACTGCACGCCGCCAGCCAGGATCTCCCGTCGCTGCGGGAGCTGGGATTGGAGCCACCCCGCATCTTCGACACGGAGCTCGCCTCGCGGCTTCTCGGACACGCCCGAGTCGGGCTCGGGGCGGTCGTCGAGGACACGCTGGGCATCACGCTCGCCAAGGCGCACTCCGCGGCGGACTGGTCGACGCGTCCGCTCCCCCAGTCCTGGCTCGAGTACGCCGCACTGGATGTGCTGCATCTGATCGACGTTCGCGACGTACTCGTGTCGGAGCTGGCCGAACAGGGCAAGTCCGAGCTGGCCGAGGAGGAGTTCCAGGCCGTGCTCGACCGGCCCGTGAAGCCGCCGCGGACGGATCCGTGGCGGCGATTGAGCGGTCTGCACACGCTGCGGGGGCGCCGCAACCTCGCCATCGCCCGTGCACTCTGGCAGGCGCGCGAAGAGCTCGCCATCGCGCAGGACGTGTCGCCGGGTCGTCTGGTGCCCGACCGCGCGCTCGTCGCCGCCGTCGCCGCCGCACCCGACAGCAAACGCGCTCTTGCCGCGGTGAAGGAGTTCACCGGTCGCGCAAGCCGGTCGGAGCTCGACCGCTGGTGGGCGGCGATCGAGGAGGGGCGCGCGACGACCGATCTCCCCCTGGAGCGTGTCGGCAGTGATGCTCTGCCTCCGCCGCGCGCATGGATCGACCGCAACCCCGAGGCGGACGCCCGACTGAAGGCGGCACGTCCGCTCGTCGAAGCGCGCGCCGAGGAGTTGACGATGCCGACCGAGAACCTGCTGACCCCCGAGCTGCTGCGACGCGTGGCATGGGAGCCGCCGGCATCGATCGACGCGGACACGGTGGGCGCCGCACTGCTGGCGCTCGGCGCCCGGCAGTGGCAGGTGCGAGAAACCGCACAGGTGATCGCCGATGCTTTTGTGGCTTCCGTGCAATCGGTCGAGAATGCGGCGGAGAGCGCTTCGTAG
- a CDS encoding sulfurtransferase, translating to MPVDLDSTSEKFAAYAHPERLVTTEWLQERLGTPGLVVVESDEDVLLYETGHIPGAVKVDWHTELNDPVVRDYVDGAGFADLLSRKGISRDDTVVIYGDKNNWWAAYALWVFSLFGHEDVRLLDGGRDRWIAEGREITTDPVHRPHTEYPVVERDDSILRAYKEDVLAHLGHPLIDVRSPEEYSGERTSAPAYPEEGALRAGHIPSAQSVPWARAVAEDGTFKSRTELDAIYRDEAGLTDGEPVVAYCRIGERSSHTWFVLKHLLGFEDVRNYDGSWTEWGSAVRVPIVTGSEPGQVPGR from the coding sequence GTGCCCGTCGACCTCGATTCCACCTCAGAGAAGTTCGCGGCCTACGCCCACCCGGAGCGACTCGTGACCACCGAGTGGTTGCAGGAGCGCCTGGGAACGCCCGGACTCGTCGTCGTGGAGTCCGACGAGGACGTACTGCTGTACGAGACGGGCCACATCCCGGGTGCGGTGAAGGTCGATTGGCACACCGAGCTGAACGACCCCGTCGTGCGCGACTACGTCGACGGCGCCGGGTTCGCCGACCTCCTCAGCCGCAAGGGCATCTCGCGCGACGACACCGTCGTCATCTACGGCGACAAGAACAACTGGTGGGCCGCGTACGCCCTGTGGGTGTTCTCGCTGTTCGGCCACGAGGACGTCCGGCTGCTCGACGGCGGCCGCGACCGCTGGATCGCCGAAGGACGCGAGATCACGACCGATCCCGTGCACCGGCCGCACACCGAGTACCCCGTCGTCGAGCGCGACGACAGCATCCTGCGGGCCTACAAGGAGGACGTGCTGGCACACCTCGGGCACCCGCTGATCGACGTGCGGTCCCCCGAGGAGTACTCGGGCGAGCGCACGAGCGCGCCCGCATATCCCGAGGAGGGCGCGCTGCGCGCCGGTCACATCCCGTCCGCGCAGAGCGTGCCGTGGGCGCGCGCCGTCGCGGAGGACGGCACGTTCAAGTCGCGGACCGAGCTGGATGCCATCTACCGCGATGAGGCCGGACTTACCGACGGCGAACCGGTCGTCGCGTACTGCCGGATCGGTGAGCGCTCCAGCCACACCTGGTTCGTGCTGAAGCACCTTCTCGGCTTCGAGGACGTCCGCAACTACGACGGCTCGTGGACCGAATGGGGCAGCGCTGTGCGCGTTCCCATCGTCACCGGCTCGGAGCCGGGCCAGGTGCCCGGACGCTAG
- a CDS encoding dihydrofolate reductase family protein, whose translation MHLTRVIPRPLERIDAGDDTGLEWLRAEYEPAEERSVRLNMITSLTGSATGADGTSDTLSSPVDRRILGVIRGWSDVVVVGAQSVRAERYVVPKRTRLAIVTRTGRLEGHRLAPDDDTARVFLVCAERDADTVRHNSDGLGLDVIAVPGDDLDPSRVISAFADRGWLRVVCEGGPTLASQFARSGVIDEFCVSVAPQLVPAPAPFIRVPEGHALRAPHGLLVDDSGFSYLRARPSA comes from the coding sequence ATGCATCTCACGCGCGTCATCCCGCGACCGCTCGAGCGCATCGATGCCGGCGACGACACGGGTCTCGAGTGGCTGCGCGCCGAATACGAGCCGGCCGAGGAGCGGTCGGTGCGGCTCAACATGATCACGTCGTTGACGGGTTCGGCGACGGGTGCCGACGGCACGAGCGACACGCTCTCGAGCCCCGTCGACCGACGTATTCTCGGGGTCATCCGCGGATGGAGCGATGTCGTCGTGGTGGGCGCTCAGAGCGTGCGCGCCGAGCGGTACGTCGTGCCCAAGCGCACCCGGCTGGCGATCGTCACGCGGACGGGACGACTCGAAGGCCATCGGCTGGCGCCCGACGACGACACCGCCCGCGTCTTCCTCGTGTGCGCGGAGCGCGATGCCGACACCGTGAGGCACAACAGCGACGGCCTCGGACTCGATGTCATCGCGGTTCCGGGCGATGATCTCGACCCCTCCCGCGTCATCTCGGCCTTCGCCGACCGTGGCTGGCTGCGTGTCGTCTGCGAGGGCGGGCCCACGCTCGCCTCGCAATTCGCTCGGTCAGGTGTCATCGACGAGTTCTGTGTGTCCGTTGCGCCGCAGCTCGTGCCGGCGCCGGCGCCGTTCATCCGCGTTCCCGAAGGGCATGCGCTCAGAGCCCCGCATGGGCTGCTCGTTGACGACTCCGGCTTCAGCTATCTGCGGGCTCGACCGTCGGCGTGA
- the zapE gene encoding cell division protein ZapE, translating to MTSPAHQNAFVHLAERSPQVTGADMVASLVPPPQFADASFDTYRADDAFPSQAEAKQVLREFAGAVAEAPKRGLFRRAPRAPERKPGVYLDGGFGVGKTHLLASIYHAMPARRKYFGSFIEYTALVGALGYQQTVELFRGSDLLCIDEFELDDPGDTMVMTRLLGELVASGTKLAATSNTPPNALGEGRFAAQDFLREIQAMSASFETLRIDGVDYRQRAVDGHAVVLDAGAYESALVDAASTGVASEDEFAALIAHLAKVHPSRYIRLIDGVTTIGLRDVQQLTDQSAALRFVAFVDRAYDAQIPVRATGTALDQVFGDEMLAGGYRKKYLRAISRLIALTHS from the coding sequence ATGACTTCGCCCGCGCATCAGAACGCCTTCGTTCACCTCGCCGAGCGGTCTCCGCAGGTGACCGGCGCGGACATGGTCGCCTCTCTCGTTCCGCCGCCGCAGTTCGCCGACGCGAGCTTCGACACGTACCGTGCGGATGATGCCTTCCCCTCGCAGGCCGAGGCCAAGCAGGTCCTCCGCGAGTTCGCCGGGGCGGTTGCCGAGGCGCCGAAGCGCGGACTCTTCCGCCGCGCCCCCCGAGCACCCGAGCGCAAGCCCGGCGTGTACCTGGACGGCGGGTTCGGCGTCGGCAAGACTCACCTGCTCGCATCGATCTATCACGCGATGCCCGCGCGCCGGAAGTACTTCGGATCGTTCATCGAGTACACGGCTCTGGTGGGCGCTCTCGGCTACCAGCAGACGGTGGAACTGTTCCGCGGTTCCGACCTGCTGTGCATCGACGAGTTCGAGCTGGATGACCCGGGCGACACGATGGTGATGACGCGATTGCTCGGCGAGCTCGTCGCATCCGGCACCAAGCTCGCCGCCACCTCCAACACGCCGCCCAACGCGCTGGGCGAGGGACGTTTCGCCGCACAGGACTTCCTCCGGGAGATCCAGGCGATGTCGGCATCGTTCGAGACCCTGCGGATCGACGGTGTCGACTACCGCCAACGTGCCGTCGACGGTCATGCCGTCGTTCTGGATGCGGGCGCGTATGAGAGCGCGCTCGTCGATGCCGCGTCAACTGGTGTCGCCTCCGAAGACGAGTTCGCGGCTCTCATTGCGCACCTGGCAAAGGTTCATCCGTCGCGCTACATCCGTCTCATCGACGGCGTCACGACCATCGGGCTGCGCGATGTGCAGCAGCTGACCGACCAGTCCGCGGCCCTTCGCTTCGTCGCTTTCGTCGACCGCGCCTACGACGCGCAGATTCCCGTGCGGGCGACCGGCACGGCTCTCGACCAGGTCTTCGGCGATGAGATGCTCGCGGGCGGCTACCGCAAGAAGTACCTGCGCGCCATCTCACGTCTGATCGCCCTCACCCACTCCTGA
- a CDS encoding thiolase family protein encodes MAEISDVFFVDGMRTPFGRAGEKGMYWNTRADDLVVKTIIGVMERNPQVPADRIDDVAIAATSQTGDQGLTLGRSAAILAGLPMTVPGFAIDRMCAGAMTSVTTMAGSIGVGMYDVALAGGVEHMGRHPIGANADPNPRFIAERMVDPGALNMGVTAERIFDRFPHLTRERSDMFGMLSQHKAQAAYENGKFQPDLVPVAIKDADGAWGLATEDEGRRPETTLEQLATLKTPFRPHGRVTAGTSSPLTDGATMGLLAGGGAVKELGLQPKMRLVSFAFAGVQPEIMGIGPIPATEKALRKAGLTIDDIGLFELNEAFAIQVISLLDHFGIADDDPRVNPWGGAIALGHPLAASGVRLMIQLAAQFRERPDVRYGLTAMCVGLGQGGSVIWENPFFDGKKRK; translated from the coding sequence GTGGCCGAGATTTCGGACGTCTTCTTCGTCGACGGCATGCGTACGCCCTTCGGGCGCGCCGGCGAGAAGGGCATGTACTGGAACACCCGCGCGGACGATCTGGTGGTCAAGACGATCATCGGCGTCATGGAGCGCAATCCGCAGGTCCCCGCGGACCGCATCGACGATGTCGCCATCGCAGCGACCAGCCAGACGGGCGACCAGGGACTCACCCTCGGCCGATCCGCCGCGATCCTCGCCGGCTTGCCGATGACGGTTCCCGGCTTCGCGATCGACCGCATGTGCGCCGGCGCCATGACCAGCGTCACCACGATGGCCGGCTCCATCGGCGTCGGCATGTACGACGTCGCCCTCGCCGGCGGTGTGGAGCACATGGGGCGTCACCCCATCGGAGCCAACGCCGACCCGAATCCGCGATTCATCGCCGAGCGGATGGTCGACCCGGGAGCGCTGAACATGGGCGTGACCGCGGAGCGTATCTTCGACCGTTTCCCGCACCTGACGCGCGAGCGTAGCGACATGTTCGGCATGCTCAGCCAGCACAAGGCGCAGGCGGCGTACGAGAACGGGAAGTTCCAGCCAGACCTCGTCCCGGTGGCGATCAAGGACGCGGACGGCGCGTGGGGCCTCGCCACCGAAGATGAGGGACGCCGCCCCGAGACGACGCTGGAACAGCTCGCGACCCTGAAGACCCCGTTCCGCCCTCACGGTCGTGTGACGGCGGGCACCTCGTCCCCGTTGACCGACGGCGCCACGATGGGCCTGCTCGCGGGCGGCGGCGCTGTCAAGGAACTCGGGCTGCAACCCAAGATGCGTCTCGTCTCCTTCGCCTTCGCCGGCGTGCAGCCGGAGATCATGGGCATCGGGCCGATCCCCGCAACGGAGAAGGCCCTGCGCAAGGCGGGACTGACGATCGACGACATCGGTCTGTTCGAGCTGAACGAGGCCTTCGCGATCCAGGTGATCTCCCTGCTCGACCATTTCGGGATCGCCGATGACGACCCGCGTGTGAACCCGTGGGGCGGCGCCATCGCGCTCGGACACCCGCTGGCCGCATCCGGTGTGCGTCTGATGATCCAGCTCGCCGCGCAGTTCCGCGAACGGCCGGATGTCCGCTACGGACTCACGGCGATGTGCGTGGGGCTGGGGCAGGGCGGCTCGGTCATCTGGGAGAACCCGTTCTTCGACGGCAAGAAGCGGAAGTGA
- a CDS encoding alpha/beta hydrolase family protein: MLDSRRAARHGASPTALALFRGAAVALATATALCSALIGAVAIRVARQVVTPAGRRADTRILALDPASQTITLERNDDTELPGRYGLFTRGTEDYVKLGSVLAENEAGVKRKLLTHVGQDARLSAEAAFSGWYFDRPEQLQLPFTSQLIGSAVGPCPAWLFPAEQETDLWCIQIHGRGTTRAECLRAVPLMHGLGITTLVVSYRNDGEAPRSRTGTYGLGATEWRDVDAAIGFARRNGARRILLMGWSMGGAIALQLALSSAHRDMIAGVVLDSPVIDWRVVLDYQAGLMKLPPTVTKLAISALESDWGTAFTRTGTPIPFDRLDVVARADELRDPILILHSDDDGFVPSDASHSLRQARPDLVELEVFEVARHTKLWNYDAQRWSSRIREWVRAHGLTPTVEPADS, encoded by the coding sequence ATGTTGGACTCCAGGCGCGCCGCCCGCCATGGCGCCTCACCCACAGCCCTCGCCCTCTTCCGCGGCGCAGCCGTCGCCCTCGCGACCGCGACCGCGTTGTGCTCCGCTCTGATCGGGGCCGTCGCCATCCGCGTCGCGCGTCAGGTCGTGACGCCCGCCGGGCGTCGGGCAGACACCCGCATCCTTGCGCTCGATCCGGCGTCGCAGACGATCACCCTCGAGCGCAATGACGACACCGAGCTTCCCGGGCGCTACGGACTGTTCACCCGCGGCACCGAGGACTACGTCAAGCTCGGCAGCGTCCTCGCCGAGAACGAAGCGGGCGTCAAGCGCAAACTGCTCACACACGTCGGCCAGGATGCGCGGCTCTCCGCCGAAGCGGCCTTCAGCGGCTGGTACTTCGACCGCCCCGAACAGCTGCAGCTGCCCTTCACCTCGCAGCTCATCGGTTCGGCAGTCGGGCCGTGCCCCGCGTGGCTCTTCCCCGCGGAGCAGGAGACGGATCTGTGGTGCATCCAGATCCACGGCCGCGGCACGACGCGGGCAGAATGCCTCCGCGCCGTGCCCCTCATGCACGGCTTGGGGATCACGACGCTCGTCGTCTCGTACCGCAACGACGGCGAGGCGCCGCGCAGCCGCACGGGAACCTACGGGCTCGGTGCCACGGAGTGGCGCGATGTGGACGCGGCGATCGGATTCGCCCGCCGCAACGGCGCGCGCCGCATCCTGCTCATGGGATGGTCGATGGGGGGCGCGATCGCGCTCCAGCTGGCGCTCAGCTCGGCGCACCGCGACATGATCGCCGGTGTGGTGCTGGACTCGCCGGTGATCGACTGGCGTGTCGTGCTCGACTACCAGGCGGGCCTCATGAAACTGCCTCCTACGGTGACGAAACTCGCCATCTCTGCGCTCGAGTCGGACTGGGGGACGGCCTTCACCCGCACCGGAACGCCGATCCCGTTCGACCGCCTCGACGTCGTCGCCCGTGCGGACGAACTGCGCGACCCGATCCTGATCCTGCACAGCGACGACGACGGCTTCGTCCCCTCGGATGCGTCGCACAGCCTTCGTCAGGCGCGCCCCGACCTCGTCGAGCTCGAGGTCTTCGAGGTGGCCCGCCACACGAAGCTGTGGAACTACGACGCGCAGCGGTGGAGCAGCCGCATCCGGGAATGGGTGCGCGCGCACGGTCTCACGCCGACGGTCGAGCCCGCAGATAGCTGA
- a CDS encoding type II toxin-antitoxin system PemK/MazF family toxin produces the protein MGLLSRLGRGVLRLVRPAPSSQTYEVDPRSIDRLRLTYAPRPDGIPDAGEIVWTWVPYAERDGRGKDRPVLVVARQSRDRVYAVKLTSRAHAGSDAYVALGAGGWDPQRRPSWADIDQLYSVSHAGLRREGATLDAARFARVADALRARFGWR, from the coding sequence ATGGGTCTGCTCTCCCGCCTCGGCCGCGGTGTCCTGCGCCTGGTGCGCCCCGCGCCGTCGTCGCAGACGTACGAGGTGGATCCCCGTTCCATCGACCGGCTGAGGCTTACGTACGCACCGCGTCCCGATGGGATTCCGGATGCGGGGGAGATCGTCTGGACGTGGGTGCCCTACGCCGAACGCGACGGGCGCGGCAAGGACCGCCCCGTGCTCGTCGTGGCGCGTCAGAGCCGCGACCGCGTGTACGCGGTCAAACTGACCAGTCGCGCACACGCCGGCTCGGATGCCTATGTGGCACTGGGTGCGGGCGGATGGGACCCGCAGCGTCGCCCCTCGTGGGCGGACATCGATCAGCTGTACAGCGTGTCGCATGCCGGTCTGCGTCGCGAGGGAGCGACGCTCGACGCGGCACGCTTCGCTCGTGTCGCCGACGCGTTGCGCGCCCGGTTCGGCTGGCGTTGA
- a CDS encoding ammonium transporter, which translates to MDSGNLAWAVTATALVLFMTPGVAFFYGGLVKAKSVVSMMMMSFGALGLVSVLWILYGFNMSTVTDVMQFSGNPFSDFGMGSVGDNSLVGATYGATFAIITVALISGAIADRAKFGAWMIFAGVWATVVYFPVAAWVWGGGWIMQLGTTFGFSTEVIDYAGGTAVHINAGAAALALALVLGKRIGFQKGITKPHNVPLVMLGAAILWFGWFGFNAGAQGTAGLLGAEDSSVGLIIINTLGATAAAIIGWLVVEKLKDGKATSVGAASGAVAGLVAITPACANLTPGWALLLGVLTGAVCALAIELKWKLGYDDSLDVVGIHLVGGLIGTIYLGFFATETGLFVGGNYEQLVVQVIAALGVLVYSFVVAWIIGFAIEKTMGFRIKNEDELAGVDSTVHGEEGYSLAEQS; encoded by the coding sequence ATGGATAGCGGAAATCTCGCCTGGGCCGTCACTGCGACGGCACTGGTGCTCTTCATGACGCCGGGCGTCGCGTTCTTCTACGGAGGACTCGTCAAGGCCAAGAGCGTCGTCAGCATGATGATGATGAGCTTCGGCGCGCTCGGCCTGGTCAGCGTTCTGTGGATCCTCTACGGGTTCAACATGAGCACGGTCACCGACGTGATGCAGTTCTCGGGCAACCCCTTCTCCGACTTCGGTATGGGGTCGGTGGGAGACAACAGCCTCGTGGGCGCCACCTACGGCGCGACGTTCGCGATCATCACGGTCGCCCTGATCTCGGGAGCGATCGCCGACCGCGCCAAGTTCGGTGCCTGGATGATCTTCGCGGGTGTGTGGGCCACCGTCGTCTACTTCCCCGTCGCGGCCTGGGTCTGGGGCGGTGGCTGGATCATGCAGCTCGGCACGACCTTCGGCTTCTCGACCGAGGTCATCGACTACGCCGGTGGTACCGCCGTGCACATCAACGCGGGCGCGGCCGCCCTCGCCCTTGCGCTCGTCCTCGGTAAGCGCATCGGCTTCCAGAAGGGCATCACGAAGCCCCACAACGTGCCGCTGGTCATGCTCGGTGCGGCCATCCTCTGGTTCGGCTGGTTCGGTTTCAACGCGGGTGCGCAGGGCACCGCGGGACTGCTGGGTGCTGAGGATTCCTCCGTCGGTCTCATCATCATCAACACGCTGGGTGCGACTGCAGCGGCGATCATCGGCTGGCTCGTCGTCGAGAAGCTCAAGGACGGCAAGGCCACCTCGGTGGGTGCGGCCTCGGGCGCTGTCGCCGGTCTCGTCGCCATCACCCCCGCGTGTGCGAACCTCACGCCCGGCTGGGCGCTGCTCCTCGGTGTGCTCACCGGTGCGGTCTGCGCCCTGGCGATCGAGCTCAAGTGGAAGCTCGGCTATGACGACTCCCTCGATGTGGTCGGCATCCACCTCGTCGGCGGTCTGATCGGAACGATCTACCTCGGCTTCTTCGCAACCGAAACCGGCCTGTTCGTCGGCGGTAACTACGAGCAGCTCGTGGTGCAGGTCATCGCGGCACTGGGTGTTCTGGTCTACTCCTTCGTCGTCGCCTGGATCATCGGCTTCGCGATCGAGAAGACGATGGGCTTCCGCATCAAGAACGAGGACGAGCTCGCCGGCGTGGACTCCACGGTTCACGGCGAGGAGGGTTACTCGCTCGCCGAGCAGTCCTGA